Genomic DNA from Streptomyces sp. NBC_01571:
GCCGCCGACATGGCCGTAGACCATGGCGAGGGCCAGCACGGTCAGGAGGACCAGGTCCGGGACGGCACCGGGGAGGTGGAGACGGGCGAGGACGCTCACCTGGATCACCAGGGCGACGACCACCAGGGTGGTGGAGAGCAGCATCCGGTTGAGACGCATGGGGTTCGGCTCCTACTGCTGTTGCTGCTGGCCGTCGAGGGGGGCGTCCGCCGAGGGGGTGACCGTGACGGTCACGGTCGGCGTGGGCGTCGGTCTGGGCTTGGGGGGCAGGACCTCGTCGCGGGGGTCCTTGCGGGGGGCCTGGACGACGACGCCGACGATGTCGAGCTTCGTGAACGAGGCGTACGGCGTCACGTAGACCGTGCGGGTCAGGCCGCCGCCGGAGGGGTCGACGCGGGAGACCACGCCGACCGGGACGCCGGGCACGAAGGGCTTGTCGGCCTGCGAGCCGAACGTGACCAGGCGGTCGCCCTTCTTGATCTTGGCCTTGCCGTTGAGCAGCTCGACCCGCAGCGGGCGGTCGCCCTGTCCGGAGGCGAAGCCGAGTTCGTCGCTCGACTCCATGCGTGTGCCGACCGTGAAGTCGGGGTCGTTGGCGAGCAGCACGGTGGAGGTGTCGGGGCCGACGGTGGTGATGCGTCCGACCAGCCCGTCCCCGTTCAGCACGGTCATGTCGCGGGTGATGCCGTCGTTCGCGCCGACGTCGATCGTCACGGTCCAGGAGAAGCCCTGGGCCGCTCCTATGGCGATGACCTCGGCGCCCTTGATGCCGTACTGTCCGTCGCCGGCCATGCGCAGCACCTTGTTGAGCTGGCCCAGCCGGCTGCGGTTGCGGTCGTCGCTGCCGAGTTTCGCCTTCAGCGCCGCGTTGTCGTGCTCGAGCCGGGCGACGCGGTCGTGCCGGTCGTCCGAGTCACGGACCGCGGTGATCGCGTTGCCGACGGGGTCGACCGCGGAGGACACCCCGTTCTCGATCGGGCCGAAGACCGTCGCGGCGGCCTGACGGGCGCCCTGGACCGGTGAGTCCTCTCCGCCCCGGATGTCCACCGTGATCAGAGCGAACGCGATGGCGATCAGCAGCACCAGGAGCAGCCGGCTCTCTCGTGTGTCCCTCACGTGCGGCGGCCGTGCCTTCCTCGTCGGAATTCGTCGTACCCAAAGAGGGCAGCCCGCAGGGCTGACCGGAGGGCCTCCCCAAGAGGCTGCCCCAAGAGGCTCTTTGGGTGAGCTTATGCCTCTATATCAACGATCCGCCGTACGAGAGGAGATCATCTCGTACGGCGGAACCGAAGAGTTACCTCATCTGCGCGGCTGGGCGTCCAGCACCTGCTGGAGCGCCTCGAACTCCTCGACGCACTTGCCGGCGCCGAGCGCGACGCTGTCCAGCGGGTCCTCGGCGATGTGGATCGGCATGCCGGTCTCGCGGCGCAGCCGCTCGTCGAGACCCCGCAGCAGGGCTCCGCCGCCGGTCAGAACGATTCCGCGGTCCATCACGTCGCCCGACAGCTCCGGCGGGCACTTGTCGAGCGTCGTCTTCACGGCGTCGACGATCGCGTTGACCGGCTCCTCGATCGCCTTGCGGACTTCGGCCGCGGAGATGACGACGGTCTTGGGCAGCCCGGACACAAGGTCCCGGCCACGGATTTCGGTGTGCTCGTCAGTGTCGAGGTCGTACGCCGAACCGATCGTGATCTTGATCTGTTCCGCGGTCCGCTCACCGAGGAGGAGGCTGTACTCCTTCTTGATGTGCTGGATGATCGCGTTGTCCAGTTCGTCGCCCGCGACGCGGATGGACTGGGCGGTGACGATGCCGCCGAGCGAGATCACCGCGACCTCCGTGGTGCCGCCGCCGATGTCCACCACCATGTTGCCCGTGGCCTCGTGGACCGGCAGGCCGGAACCGATGGCCGCGGCCATGGGCTCCTCGATGATGTGCACCTGGCGGGCGCCGGCCTGGGACGACGCCTCGATGACGGCACGGCGCTCGACGCCCGTGATGCCGGAGGGCACACAGACGACGACACGTGGACGGGCGAGATAGCGCCGCTTGTGGATCTTCAGGATGAAGTAGCGGAGCATGCGCTCGGTGATCTCGAAGTCGGCGATGACACCGTCCTTCAGCGGACGTACGGCAACGATGTTGCCGGGGGTCCGCCCGATCATCTTCTTGGCCTCCGCGCCGACCGCGAGAATGCCACCGGTGTTGGTGTTGATCGCGACGACGGACGGCTCGTTGAGTACGATCCCGCGACCCCTGACGTACACCAGCGTGTTGGCGGTCCCGAGGTCGACAGCCATGTCACGGCCGATGAACGACATTGAGTTCCCCATCAGGATTCGTCTGGCCTTCCCAAGTGGAGCTTTGACGGCTTGTCAGGTAAGGCGAGGTGGGTGCTGTGACGTGAAGGCTTACATCGTAGACGCGCCTGCACGAACACTGCGCGAGGGTCTTCGCCATTGTCAGCATGTGCGACGCCGCCCCGCTTGTGGAGACGGGCCATCGGGGGCACGCGTTCCCCCAATCGGCACGCATATGCCACAGGACGGCCGGAAATTTCACGGCCGCCCCGGAGCGGACATCCGAATGACGAGACGATCCCGCGAAAAATTCGCGGAAAATTAGCGCTCGCGCGGTCCGTGGAACTCAGCCGCGGCCGGGAAAGAAGATCTTCAGCTCACGCTCGGCGGACTCCTCGGAGTCGGAGGCGTGGATCAGGTTCTCGCGGACGATCACGCCGAAGTCCCCGCGGATGGAGCCGGGGGCCGCGGCGATCGGGTCGGTGGGGCCGGCCAGCGCCCGCACCCCTTCGATGACCCGCTCACCCTCGACGACCAGCGCCACGACCGGGCCGGACGCCATGAACTCGACGAGCGGCTCGTAGAACGGCTTGCCCTTGTGCTCGCCGTAGTGCTGCTCCAGCGTGTCCTGGTCCAGCGTCCGCAGCTCCAGCGCGGTGATCTGCCAGCCGGCCTTGCGCTCGATGCGGCTGATGATCTCGCCGGTCAGGCCACGACGGACGGTGTCGGGCTTGAGCAGGACGAGGGTGCGCTGGCTCACGGTGGTGCTCCTTCAGGTCACAAGTGTGCGGGTGACCGAGGCTACAGGGCGTGTCGGGGTGGGTGTCACGCAGAGTCAGGTGATACGCGGCCTCGGGACCTGCGCGGAAGTCGTGGGGCGCGTCCGCTACACGGCGTGCCCCTCCGCCTCCGCCTGCGCGGCGAACCGGGCCTTCGCCTCGTCGATCTTCCGGCCGTAGTGCACCGAAGCCCACCACAGCGCCGCGAAGATCGCGCCCAGGAAGAACATCGAGGTCACGAAGAACCCGCCGGCGATCAGCACGATCTGGAGGGCCCAGCCGAGCTGCACGCCGCCGGGCCGGGTGATCATGCCACAGAGCAGGACACTCAGCACCATGACGATCCCGCTGACCGTCCAGACGGTGGACGTGGACAGCCCCGGGTCCTTCATCGCGACCAGCCCGGCGAAGCCGACGACGAAGAACTCGCCGATCAGGGTCGAAGCACAGAGCGTACGCACGGGGGTCAGCGCCTTCCCAGAAGCAGTCGGGCCTCGCCGACGGTGATGACGGAACCGGTGACGAGGACGCCGCCGCCGGTGTACTCGCCCTCCTCCTCGGCCAGCGTGATCGCGGCCTCGATCGCGTCGTCGAGGCGCGGCTCGACCTGCACCCGGTCCTCGCCGAAGATCTCGACGGCGATCCCGGCCAGCTCGTCCACGTCCATCGCGCGATGGCTGGAGTTCCGCGTGACCACGACCTCGGAGAAGATCGGCTCGAAGGCTTCCAGCAGCCCCCGTACGTTCTTGTCGGCACTCGCGCCGACCACACCGATCAGCCGGCTGAAGTCGAAGACCTCGCTGACGGCCTCGGCGGTGGCACGGGCGCCCGCCGGATTGTGCGCGGCGTCCAGGACGACGGTGGGCGAGCGGCGCACGATCTCCAGGCGGCCCGGTGAGGTCACCGAGGCGAAGGCCTTGCGGACGGTGTCGATGTCGAGGCTCTGCGCGTGCGCGGCACCGACGCCGAAGAACGCCTCGACCGCGGCGAGCGCCACGGCGGCGTTGTGCGCCTGGTACGCGCCGTGCAGCGGCAGGAAGACCTCCTCGTACTCCCCGCCGAGCCCGCGCAGCGTGACCAGCTGACCGCCCACGGCGACCTGCCGCGCCACGACCCCGAACTCCAGGCCCTCGCGGGCCACGGTGGCATCGACCTCGACTGCCTTCTTCAGCAGCACCTGGGCCGCGTCCACCGGCTGCTGCGCCAGGATGACGGTCGCGTCCTGCTTGACGATGCCGGCCTTCTCCGTGGCGATCTCGCCGGGGGTCGTGCCGAGGCGGTCGGTGTGGTCGAGGTCGATGGGGGTGACGACGGCCACGGCGCCGTCGATCACGTTGGTGGCGTCCCAGCTGCCGCCCATCCCGACCTCGACGACGGCCACGTCCACGGGAGCGTCCGCGAAGGCCGCGTACGCCATGGCCGTGAGCACCTCGAAGAAGGAGAGCCGGTACTCCTGCTGGGAGTCGACCATCTCGACGTACGGCTTGATGTCCTCGTACGTCTCGATGAACCGCTCGGCGGAGACCGGGGTCCCGTCGAGGCTGATCCGCTCGGTGACCGACTGGACGTGAGGGCTGGTGTACCGGCCGGTGCGCAGGTCGAAGGCGCCCAGCAGGGCCTCGATCATGCGTGCGGTGGACGTCTTGCCGTTCGTCCCGGTGATGTGGATCGAGGGGTACGCGCGCTGCGGCTCGCCCAGCACGTCCATCAGCGCGGCGATGCGGCTGACGGAGGGCTCCAGCTTGGTCTCGCCCCAGCGGGTGGCGAGCTCGGCCTCCACCTCGCGCAACGCCCTGTCGATCTCGGGGTCGGCCGGGCGGGCGGGCACGTCGGCCCGCTCGGCGGCGCTGCCCCGGGCACGCAGGGTGCGGCTGCCGGCCTCGATCACCGCGAGATCGGGGTCACGGTCGGTCTCGGCCGCGACGATCTCGTCGAAGAGACCGATCGGATCCCGCGGTTCCGATTCGCCTGACTCGCTGCTGTCGTCGTACGGGGGGAGCTCACTCACCCTCCCAGTCTACGGAGCCGCGCCCCTCCGGGGGTTCCCGCCCCCACCGGCCCCGCGGCCTCGACTCCGCTCGCCCAGGGACCGGCCAGGGGCGCTGCGCCCCCCGGACCCCCGCATCGGCCTGAACGGCCTCGTCCTCGAACGCCGGACAGGCTGAAACACCCACCGGGGGCGAGGCCCCGCCCAAAAGGCGCGGGGAACTGCGCGACCAGCCCCCACCGGCCCGCACGCGAGAGACCGGGCCGAATCCCCGCCCAAGGGGCGCGGGGAACTGCGCGAGCAACCCCCACCCACCCGCACCCGCACCCGCACCCGCACCCGCACCCGCAGAAACGACAAAGGCCCCCGGAACCTCAAGGGTCCCGAAGGGCCTTCGTCGGCCAGCCTCATGCCTGCGGCAGTCGCTCCAGCTGCGTCCGGATCCGCGCGATGTCCTCGTCCGCCTTGGCGAGCCGCGTACGGATCTTCTCCACCACCTGGTCCGGAGCCTTGGCGAGAAACGCCTCGTTGCCGAGCTTGGCGTTCGCCTGGGCCTTCTCCTTCTCCGCGGCGGCGAGATCCTTGGCGAGCCGCTTGCGCTCGGCCGCCACATCGATCGTGCCGGAGAGGTCGAGCGCCACCGTGGCACCGGCGACGGGCAGCGTCGCCGTGGCCGCGAAGGCCTCCCCCTCCGGCTGCAGGCGCAGCAGCTGGCGGATGGCCGCCTCGTGCGGGGCCAGCGCGGTCCCGTCGAGCGTCAACCGGGCCGGAACGCGCTGACCGGGCTGCAGCCCCTGGTCGGCGCGGAAGCGGCGGACCTCCGTGATGACCTGCTGGAGCGTCTCGATCTCCCGCTCGGCGGCGGCGTCACGGAACCCGCTGTCCTTCGGCCAGTCGGCGACGACGACCGACTCGCCGCCGGTCAGCGTCGTCCAGAGCGTCTCCGTCACGAACGGGACGACCGGGTGGAGGAGGCGGAGCGTCACGTCGAGGACCTCGCCGAGCACCCGGCCCGAGATCTCCGCGGGCTCGCCGCCCGCCATGAACGTCGTCTTGGACAGCTCGACGTACCAGTCGAAGACCTCGTCCCACGCGAAGTGGTACAGCGCGTCCGACAGCTTCGCGAACTGGAAGTCCTCGTAGAACGCGTCGACTTCGGCCACGGTCTTGTTCAGCCGCGACAGGATCCACCGGTCGGTTGCCGACAGCTTCTCCGGGTCCGGCAGCGGCCCTTCGACCGTCGCGCCGTTCATCAGCGCGAAACGGGTGGCGTTCCAGATCTTGTTGGCGAAGTTCCGGGACGCCTGGACCCAGTCCTCGCCGATCGGCACGTCCGTACCGGGGTTGGCGCCGCGGGCGAGCGTGAAGCGGACGGCGTCCGAGCCGTACGCGTCCATCCAGTCGAGCGGGTCCACCACGTTGCCGAAGGACTTCGACATCTTCTTGCCGCGCTCGTCACGGACCAGGCCGGTGAGGGCGATGGTCTTGAAGGGCACCTCGCCGTCCATCGCGTACAGGCCGAACATCATCATCCGGGCGACCCAGAAGAAGATGATGTCGTGGCCGGTGAGCAGGACGTCGGTCGAGTAGAACTTCTCCAGGTCCACGGTCCGCTCGGGCCAGCCCAGCGTGGAGAACGGCCACAGGCCGGACGAGAACCAGGTGTCCAGGACGTCCGTGTCCTGCTTCCAGCCCTCGGCCTCCGTGCCCGGCGGCTCCTCGTCGGGGCCGAGGCAGACGACCTCGCCGGCGGGCCCGTACCAGACGGGAATCCGGTGACCCCACCACAACTGCCGCGAGATGCACCAGTCGTGCATGTTGTCGACCCAGTCGAAGTAGCGCTTCGACATGTCGGCGGGGTGGATGGCGACCCGGCCGTCGCGGACGGCGTCACCGGCCGCCTGGGCGAGCGGGCCGACCTTGACCCACCACTGCATGGACAGACGCGGCTCGACGGTGGTCCTGCACCGCGAGCAGTGGCCCACGGAGTGGACGTAGGGGCGCTTCTCGGCGACGATCCGGCCCTGCGAACGCAGCGCGGCGACGATCGCGCTGCGCGCCTCGAAGCGGTCGAGGCCCTGGAAGGGGCCGTGGGTGGTGATGACGGCCCGCTCGTCCATGACCGTGATCGACTCGAGGCCGTGGCGCTGGCCGATCGCGAAGTCGTTCGGGTCGTGGGCGGGGGTGACCTTCACGGCGCCCGTGCCGAACTCGGGGTCGACGTGGGTGTCCGCGACGACCGGGATCGTACGGTCCGTCAGCGGAAGCTTGATGCGCCTGCCGACCAGGTGCTTGTACCGCTCGTCGTCGGGGTGGACGGCGACCGCCGTGTCACCGAGCATCGTCTCGGCACGGGTGGTGGCGACCACGAGGGTCTCGTCACCCTCCCCGTACTTGATCGAGACCAGCTCGCCGTCGTCCTCCTGGTACTCGACCTCGATGTCGGAGATCGCCGTCAGACAGCGGGGGCACCAGTTGATGATGCGCTCGGCGCGGTAGATCAGCTCGTCGTCGAACAGCTTCTTGAAGATGGTCTGGACGGCCTTGGACAGCCCCTCGTCCATGGTGAACCGCTCGCGGTCCCAGTCGACACCGTCACCGAGGCGCCGCATCTGGCCGAGGATCTTGCCGCCGTACTCCTCCTTCCACTGCCAGACGCGCTCGACGAACTCCTCGCGCCCCAGGTCCTGCCGCGACTTGCCTTCCTCGGCGAGCTGCTGCTCGACCTTGTTCTGGGTGGCGATACCGGCGTGGTCCATGCCGGGGAGCCAGAGCGCCTCGTAGCCCTGCATGCGCCTGCGGCGCGTCAGCGCGTCCATCAGCGTGTGCTGAAAGGCGTGGCCCAGGTGCAGCGAGCCGGTGACGTTCGGCGGCGGGATGACGATGGTGTACGCGGGCTTGTCGCTCTTCGCGTCGGCGGCGAAGTAACCCCGTTCTACCCAGCGCTCGTACAGCTTCCCCTCTACCTCGGCCGGCGCGTACTGGGTCGGCAGTTCGGAAGTGGGCGCTGATTGCGGCTGCTGAGAGTTCTCGGTCACGGGGTCAGTTTAGAGGCGTCACCGCCCTGTCCCTAAACGCGTTTCTTTCGTAACGGTCCGCCCCCCACTGCCGTGGCATCCCGGGCGTTGCGCCAGGATGTCAGGAACACATAAGCATCTGGAGGGGAACCCAGAATGAGCTACAACCAGCCGGGCCCGTACGGCGGGCAGCCCCAGCAGCCCGGACCGTACGGCGGTCAGCCGGGGCAGCCTGGCCCGTACGGCCAGCCGCCGCAGGCGCCCCAGCCCGGCTACGGCTACCCGGCACAGGCTCCGGGGACTCCCCCGCAGCCCGGCTACGGCTATCCCCAGCAGGCTCCCCAGGCGCCCCAGGGTGCCCCGCCCCAGACGCCTCCGTACGGCCAGCAGCAGCCGTACGGCCAGCAGCCCCCCTACGGTCAGCAGCCCCCTTACGGTCAGCAGCCCTACGGCGCTCCGCAGCCGCCCGCGCCCGGCGGCGGCAAGAAGAAGACGGCGCTCATCATCGGCGCGGTGGCGGTCGTGGCCGTGATCGCCGTGGGCGCGGCCCTCCTCGCCGGTGGCGGCGGGGGCGGCGCCTCGGTCGGGGACGACGGGGCGCACAAGCTGACGGCGCCGGCGACCGTGATCGACGACACGTACAAGAAGAGCGGCGACGCCAAGTCCGGCACCATGTCCAAGTCGGACATCAAGGACGCCGAGAGCTGGGGCGTCGAGAACCCCAAGGACGTCAGCGCGAGCTACCAGAGCGGCAGCCCCGTCAACGGCAAGCTGGTGACGTTCAGCGGCGTCTACGGCAGCATCGACGACCCGGAGAAGGTCATCGACGCCATGTTCGCCAACACCAAGAAGGAGTCCGAGAAGGGCTCCGCCTCCGACGGCAAACTCGTCGGCAGCCCTCAGAAGATGACGCCCGCCGGCTTCAAGAACGGTGTCATGAAGTGCCAGTTCGTGGAGACCGAGGCCAGCGGCAAGACGACCCGGATGCCGATCTGCATCTGGGGCGACCACAGCACCGTCGCCTACGTGGTCTCGTACGACACGGCGAGCATCATCGCGGGCAAGAGCGGGTCGATGGACGTCGCGGCCGAGACCGCCAGCAAGCTCCGTGACGACGTCCGCGTCAAGATCTGACCGTTCACGTCGACACACGAAGGGCCCCGGTCGGTCGACCGGGGCCCTTCGTCATGTGCCTGGTGTGTACATCTGCGGGTTACGCCGTCTTCTGCTCCCCCGGGCCCCGCCCGCGGGCGTCCCGCGGGATGAGTGTCGGGTTGACGTTCGACAGGACCACGTCGGCCGTGATGACGACCCTCGCCACGTCCTTGCGCGAGGGGACCTCGTACATCACCGCCTGGAGGACCTCCTCCATGATGGCGCGCAGGCCGCGCGCGCCGGTCTGGCGGAGGATGGCCTGGTCGGCGATGGCCTCGAGCGCCTCGCGCTCGAAGTCCAGCTCCACACCGTCGAGTTCGAAGAGACGCTGGTACTGCTTGACGAGCGCGTTGCGCGGTTCGACGAGGATCTGGAGGAGCGCCGCGCGGTCGAGGTTGTGGACCGACGTGATGACCGGGAGCCGGCCGATGAACTCGGGGATCATGCCGAACTTGACCAGGTCCTCGGGCATGACGTCCTCGAACTGGTCCTTCTCCTCCAGTTCGCGCTTCGAGCGGATCGTCGCGCCGAAGCCGATGCCCTTCGCACCCGCGCGGGACTCGATGAGCTTCTCCAGGCCCGCGAAGGCGCCGCCCACGATGAACAGGACGTTCGTCGTGTCGATCTGGATGAACTCCTGGTGCGGGTGCTTGCGGCCGCCCTGGGGCGGGACCGAGGCCGTCGTGCCCTCCAGGATCTTCAGCAGCGCCTGCTGGACACCCTCACCGCTCACGTCGCGCGTGATCGACGGGTTCTCGCTCTTGCGGGCCACCTTGTCGATCTCGTCGATGTAGATGATGCCCGTCTCGGCCTTCTTGACGTCGTAGTCCGCTGCCTGGATGAGCTTCAGCAGGATGTTCTCGACGTCCTCGCCGACGTAGCCCGCCTCCGTCAGCGCCGTCGCATCGGCGATGGCGAACGGGACGTTGAGCATCCGGGCGAGTGTCTGGGCCAGCAGGGTCTTGCCGGAGCCCGTGGGACCCAGCAGGAGGATGTTGGACTTCGCCAACTCGATGGCGTCGTCCCGGTTCTGACCGCCGCCGTTCTCACCCGCCTGGACCCGCTTGTAGTGGTTGTACACCGCGACGGAGAGGGCCTTCTTCGCGGCCTCCTGGCCGACGACGTACCCCTCCAGGAACTCGTAGATCTCGCGGGGCTTGGGGAGTTCCTCCCAGCGGACCTCGCTCGTCTCCGCGAGTTCTTCCTCGATGATCTCGTTGCAGAGATCGATGCACTCATCGCAGATGTACACACCGGGGCCTGCGATGAGCTTCTTGACCTGCTTCTGGCTCTTGCCACAGAACGAGCACTTGAGCAGATCGCCGCCGTCACCGATGCGTGCCACGGTGTGCTTCCCCTTCGCCTGGGAGACGCCTAGGTCCAGCGACTCCTGGTGCTGCCTTATGAACGACGGTACCTTGCCGAGCCCCCCGTTCGGGCCCCCCTTGGCGTGGTTCACTTTGTCGTGAACCGCGCCAAGGAGCGGCAGACGATACAGCGGTACGTCAGACGATCGCGGAACTGTTCATCTTGCGGGTGGAGATGATCTGGTCGATCAGGCCGTACGCCAGCGCGTCCTCAGCGGTGAGGATCTTGTCGCGCTCGATGTCCTCGCGGATCTTCTCGATCGGCGTGGTCGAGTGCTTGGCCAGCATGTCCTCGAGCTGCGCACGCATCCGGAGGATCTCGTTCGCCGCGATCTCGAGGTCCGAGACCTGGCCGCGGCCGGTCTCGCTGTAGGGCTGGTGGATCAGCACACGGGCGTTCGGGAGCGCCATGCGCTTGCCCGGCGTACCGGCGGCCAGCAGGATCGCGGCGGCCGAGGCGGCCTGGCCCATGCAGACCGTCTGGATGTCGGGCTTCACGAACTGCATCGTGTCGTAGATCGCGGTGAGCGCCGTGAAGGAGCCACCGGGACTGTTGATGTAGACCGAGATGTCACGGTCGGGGTCCATCGACTCCAGGCACAGCAGCTGCGCCATGACGTCGTTGGCGGAGGCGTCGTCGATCTGCACGCCGAGGAAGATGACGCGCTCCTCGAACAGCTTCGCGTACGGGTCGTACTCACGCACGCCCTGCGAGGTGCGCTCGACGAAGCGCGGGATGACGTAGCGGGACTCCGCGCGAGGACCGGTGTACTCGGCCTGCGCGCGGGCGTGGAGGCCGCTGCCGGGGAAGTCGTTCACTGTGTCTCCTGAAGAGCCTGAAAAGGGCTGAGGCGGTCGCCTGGGGGCGCTGGGGGCCCTGCGCCACCCCCGCCGGGCGGGGATGGCGGCTGGGGGCCCCACGGCCGCCCTGGGGGCGCTGAGGGGCTTACGCCGCCCCGGTGCCGCCGCCGCCCGGCATGCCGGCAGCGGTGGGCATGATGTCGTCGATGAGGCCGTACTCCTTGGCCTCGATCGGGTCGAACCAGCGGTCGCGGTCCGAGTCTCGGGTGATCTGCTCCACGGTCTGGCCGGTGTGGAAGGAGGTCAGCTCCGCCATGCGCTTCTTCGTGTGCAGCAGCCGCTCGGCGTGGATCTTGATGTCCGAAGCCGAGCCGGCGAGACCGGCCGACGGCTGGTGGATCAGGATCTCGGCGTTCGGCAGCGCGAAGCGCTTGCCGGGGGTGCCCGCGCTGAGCAGGAACTGGCCCATCGAGGCCGCCATGCCCATGGCGATCGTCACCACGTCGTTCTTGATGTACTGCATGGTGTCGTAGATCGCCATGCCCGCGGTGATCGAACCGCCGGGGCTGTTGATGTAGAGGTAGATGTCCTTGTCCGGGTCGGAGGCAAGGAGCAGCAGCTGCGCCGTGATCTTGTTGGCGATGTCATCGTCGACCGCCTGGCCGAGGAAGATGATCCGCTCGCCGAGCAGTCGGTTGTAGACCTGGTCGCCGAGGCCACCACCGATGGGGTCGCCGGCAGCTGTGGGCATCAGATTCGTCACGTATCCACCTGCTCGTCTTACGACGGCGCCGGGCCGTCTCACGTCTTCTGCTGGGGGCGTGGGACCCCGGTGCAACACCGCTCCGGGCGGCTTCGGGGACTCCCCTGCCCTCGTATTCATGGACCCTAACGCGCTGGTCCCTCCGGGGAATCCCGGAGAAGGAACTGTTCGCTGTGAGCGCATGCGCCGCGGCGCCCGGACCGGGG
This window encodes:
- a CDS encoding ATP-dependent Clp protease proteolytic subunit → MPTAAGDPIGGGLGDQVYNRLLGERIIFLGQAVDDDIANKITAQLLLLASDPDKDIYLYINSPGGSITAGMAIYDTMQYIKNDVVTIAMGMAASMGQFLLSAGTPGKRFALPNAEILIHQPSAGLAGSASDIKIHAERLLHTKKRMAELTSFHTGQTVEQITRDSDRDRWFDPIEAKEYGLIDDIMPTAAGMPGGGGTGAA